One Carya illinoinensis cultivar Pawnee chromosome 5, C.illinoinensisPawnee_v1, whole genome shotgun sequence genomic window, TACGCCCGAAAGTGGGAGAATTTCACAATGTCCCGGATCAAAGAGGTCACCCTTGTTTCAGGCCCACCAATCACAAAATGTCAAGTGCAACACGAGGCCCCCGCCCTGGTATTCAGCGCCGGTGGGTACACCGGAAACTTCTTCCATGAGTTCAACGACGGCTTCATCCCACTCTTCATCACCATCAACACGATCTTTCCCGACCAAGACATCGTACTCGTGATATCCAAGGCTCGTGATTGGTGGGTCAGCAAGTACTCTGAACTGTTGCGTGCTTTCAGCAAGTACCCTATCGTAAACCTGGATAATGATACATCCACCCATTGTTTTCCTTCTGCCAGTGTGGGCATGATCTCGCATGGCTTCATGACCATCGACCCAAAACTGATCCCAAACTCAAAGACCTTCAAACATTTCCGTGCCTTCCTTCACAAAGCCTATGGCCAAAACCGCAAGGTCCAAAACCATCTCTCCGTGTCTACCCCTAAAAAGTCTCGGCCAATTCTTGTTTTGCTTGGTCGCAGTGGGGGAGTAGGCCGCCTGCTCTTGAACCAAAACGAAGTGAAACTCGAAGCAGAAAAGGTTGGTTTTAGTGTTGTTGTTTTCGAGCCAAAGGCTAGAACACCTTTGAGAGAGGCTTATGCGTTGGTAAACTCGAGTCATGCAATGGTGGGAATACATGGTGCGGCGCTCACGCATTCGTTGTTTCTACGGCCTGGCTCGGTGCTTGTGCAAGTGGTGCCGCTTGGGGCGGAATGGGTATCGCGCGTGTGCTTCGAGATATCTGCTAGGGCCATGGGGATAGAGTATATGGAGTATAGGATAAAAGCGGAGGAGAGTAGTTTGACGGAGAAATACAGCAAGGATGAACCGATAATAAAAGACCCTGTTGCTTTCCGAGGAAAGAATTGGTCCCCTAAGATAATGAGCATATATTTGAAGGAACAGAACGTTAGGCTAGATTTGGTTAGGTTGAGGGAGTACTTGAAGGAAGTGTACGTGAAAGCAAAAGTATTCATGGACAAGGAGGGATGATATTGTTGCTGGTACTGCATGGTATTAATATCCTGATCGATCAAAATCAAGGACataaacaactttttttttctttctttttgtaattgttgattcatttttaatttatttatagaatatCTAAGAGAGACTCTGAGTGAAGAAGCAACGCATTTGTTCAAAGATTCGGCGAACTCAACACAAAATCAGCATAGTGCAACTGTGCATGTTTCCCATGCATCGATCTCAAccatcatatacatatatatatatatatatatatattctgaagAGGGTAgcaagcttatatatatatatagcatgctCTATTGCTACCTGAATTCAGTGATAGGTACTGATGATAGTGATCATGCCAGATTGGCAATGGCTTCCAACGCTTAATTAATTAGCTTTATTATCGCATACGATACTTGAAAGTAATCTTCCTGCTTGTTTTATAATATCCATGTTAAACCGATCCAATTTAGGCTTTGTTTGGATTGAGATAGCTTCTTAACTTATCCCatttcatttattcattataattttctcaatctctcacacaaaatataataaaaaattcaatattttcaaattctaaaataaaaataatattctaataatattttatttaatttttaatttttatctcatctcatttcaatttaCTATCTAAATCTCCCCTTAAGTACATGTTAAATTAGTTCGATCAATTGGCGGATCTAATGTCCCAGCATAGTATTAGTTTAATCAAGGATGACTATATATATTGATGCAACGTAGAATAAGAATTATTTTAACGGTTAGTTAATCAACAATAactaaaatagagaaaaaactCTTAGAGTATGGCTTATTTATAAAAGCCAAAAACTAATCCTGAAACCCACTTCTCTAGTCTAAAGGGATTTCAACCCTTAATGTAATTGAGATACGAGAGATCATGAGAAATTGTAAATTTCATTATAGTGAAATATTTGCCCTCTAAACGACCAATGCGTGTAGGCTCTATGTTAAACTACGTAAATTTGTGTGCCTTCATctctatttacattttatgtattcttttcCTATTACTATTAGGGATGTACATGCGGGCACTGTATCAACATCCCAAATTGTTATTGTAAGCTTCAGACTACCTCATCAAGGCCTACACCACCTCCGTGGGCTGAGAATAATTATTTCTCATATTCTAGCCTGTTGGGTGATTTTATGTTTCAACATATATATCAGACCAATACAGTACTAGATGCTTATGGCTAGACATCATTTGGTCGTTGCTGGAGATTTATGACTATTTTAGATACATATAATATCTCAGTAAATTTGTAAacagtaatgaaatagtttgggttaagatattttattaaattttgataaatgagagcgaaaaacttaaataaaaatattataaattttttaatattatttttgttttaaaattttaaaaaatagtacttttttgtattttatttgagagtttgataaaattataatgattaggtaatgaataaataaaaaagttaaagatttaaatttgaaaatttttttatgtaaactgagtgatgtttggaaaataaatatcttaaaatactTGAGATCAGTTATATTGCCAAACGTATCCTAAttcttaaaaatttgtttggactgatctAAGATCACACgcataaaacaaaaaagtaatattacgtATAGTTATTTTCGTGCACTCCTTACATACTtcactgatgtgattgactacatcaattttttttagtacTCAACTAATCACATAAGTAAAATGCGTAaaagaatacacaaaaataattgcacatagaatttttgaaaacaaaaaggcCTTTGTGCTGGCCAGGCAATGGAAATTGCAATTAGAGCTCTTTCTTTTGAGTTATATAACATGATCGGATCTTCTTTCggatttattttcatattggaCATTAATTGTAAGAGATTAAAGATTCTTTAAATTAAGTTTGTCTTACTTgcaatgaattatatatatatatatatatatatttatatatatatatatgtgaaatgAGCAttgcaatatttattattatttatttaaatattttaaatagtatttttaaaatttgtaggtagtttttattttcaattaagaaaaaaaggcATGAATCTCATTGTAACATctctttctctaataaagtcaTTTTCAGaggagttttgctacgtataagcaaagtcgcatactaatttgcgtaccaatactaattcttttatattcaaaatttacattagcattattttcaataaaatctactttttgaccaattacattagATTGGTGCATATAGTAGTACgcaattgtacttgcaactagatttttcctttttagagTTCTCGGGAAACCAATGTGCTACTAAACTTTGACTTAAACACCATTTTTGTTAAAGAAACGGCGAAAGATTCCATAAATAACTAAGTCAgtttttattaaatacttaaaatttagaAGAGAGTATGTGGAAGTACTTATTTAAATCAATAAATTTTCATGTGCTTATCAAAAtaacttattataaaaaaaatataaaacagaaTATAACATAAACTGTTTAGGCCTCTACCTTGCCCCCCTGGGCCAAGTCATATCCTGTAGTTCCATCCTCATAAAGATTATCACTTGGGGTggttaaaacataaaattatataaaattgagTCGAATGCTCAATAAGCAACATATCATATACTAAATATAAGAAACATAaggtttttttgaaaaatatgcacACTCATAAATACATATGTAAATAACATGAACACGAACCTAATTTGTACATGAAATGCATTAACTTGTCTTTCACTTGTCATAGGTTGGTACCCACTATTGACTCCCATGAGTTAGGGTTAACGAATCTAAGTAGATCCCGATTTCGTAGTGGTTACGGGTTATggaattcatatataaagaagATACACTTGGTACATTGCCAGCATGTACGACCTGTCAATGCAATATGTCTCTAACATATGGTACCGTCTTCATATATAGCATAGGCCGTTACGAATTTTATCATTCATACTTCATCATAATTGTATTTGCATATTTGTCATACCATGAATTTCAAGTGAAATTGTGTCCTATCATATTATAGATTTCAAATGAAATCtcatattcttttataaaatattacgaTACATGTTTCTTCACAAAAATCatgattttttgtaaattattttaatgcatatataaatcttcacataaaatcatgaattttcacaaaatatttttatgcgTATGTCATTGAAGCTAGCAAGAAACCTATACATAAAATCATggtattcattattttatcaccACTTGGATACATAAAAAAAGGAGTTTCCAATAAAGGGTatatattcacaatattttaataatagacatGTTATTTACCGTACATACGTGTAAGGGTATGATCATGTTACTTACCTCGTACCGCTAATCTAATATTTTTGGGACGTggttgattacctataaaatagGTAAGTAATTTATTCTAATTACTCACATACTTcattattaaaactgaaaaagtaTAAAATCCACAAAATCCTAGAATTTTGTCACTccttaaataatttgatttttataaaatttctctaataaTATTACACAATTAAATCCTATTATTCCGTATATTGACCTTATAATATTATCTATGCAAACAAGTGTTGACCCCCAAAGTATACACACATTAAATCCATAATAGGCCCTCTACATTCCATTTACTCATAACcccataatatataaatatgcacCTAGCTAAGATATACCAATCGGTAAGGAACAATAGAGAGGGGGAGAGACATGATAACGTGGGGGAGAGAGGGATAGTGTTTGTTAGAGTAAGAGATATAGTGTCTaacctagagagagagagagagagagagagagagagagagaacaacatGAGGGAGGGAAAGCTTACCAAGAAGTAGGTAGCGATAGAAGCTTACAAGTTGATATCGGGGTGGTGC contains:
- the LOC122309479 gene encoding xylan glycosyltransferase MUCI21-like, whose product is MKKGDSRVLIMIRWLAVVVLIFVVFNVYTISRTNYVMTHSMITKSQADTSRSVPKSISHQEKHVTAKDISCNRAHNFYDICSIKGTTVLDPTISTFFQMDPINSSPQKPLVEKIRPYARKWENFTMSRIKEVTLVSGPPITKCQVQHEAPALVFSAGGYTGNFFHEFNDGFIPLFITINTIFPDQDIVLVISKARDWWVSKYSELLRAFSKYPIVNLDNDTSTHCFPSASVGMISHGFMTIDPKLIPNSKTFKHFRAFLHKAYGQNRKVQNHLSVSTPKKSRPILVLLGRSGGVGRLLLNQNEVKLEAEKVGFSVVVFEPKARTPLREAYALVNSSHAMVGIHGAALTHSLFLRPGSVLVQVVPLGAEWVSRVCFEISARAMGIEYMEYRIKAEESSLTEKYSKDEPIIKDPVAFRGKNWSPKIMSIYLKEQNVRLDLVRLREYLKEVYVKAKVFMDKEG